A region of the Lycium barbarum isolate Lr01 chromosome 1, ASM1917538v2, whole genome shotgun sequence genome:
AGGAATTCCTTTCTGATGTTTAGTTACTAAAGGGAAAAAAATGAATTCCCTCACTCATAAGCACAAGTCATTTTCCATACAATTATTATAAAGTTTTATTCCATATTACTTGCTTCAACTAATTATACATTCAGATATTGATTTTTAATGATTTAAATTGGAGCAATATTATAATAGAAGTGGAAAATTTTAGTTTTCTTAAGTAGTGAGTGAAAACGAGAAAAACAAAATTATGGATCAAGAGGTAAATTTGTTCATTGCTACTCTACTCTTTTTAGGGGAGTACCTATTTTCTTTCAATCGTTTGGCACCTTTTATTTTTCTCGTCTTTTGTGACATTAATTGAAGGAGTGTATCTGTTGTTCAAATTGAAGCATTAATGCATGACGTATACAGGAAATAGGAAACAGGAAATATTTACTTCCCTTTTGATTTGCCCACACAAGGAGGAGGACAAGTTATTTTTCATCATTGTGCATGATTTTTACATGGATAATAATGTCTTTAAATGCCTTATTTGATTCTCATTTCGACATGGCTGTTGCAGGAGGCTACCTAAAAACTCATGATTTCTTGCAACCTCTGGAACAAGCAAGGAAGACAGTTGggaaagaagaaaataaagtTGAGGTAGCTATAGAAAAGCCTCCTTCAGCAGAACACATTCTTCCTGGTGGCATTGGCACCTATAGCATTTCTTATTTGCAGCAACGGGTTCCAAAGCCAGAAGCAGATACATTTGCTGTTACACAGGCTAGTAGTACTGATAGAGACGATAGAAACTCAAACTGCAGTTCTTACTCGGGCAGTGGTTTCACACTATGGAATGAATCTGCCATAAAAAAGGGAAAGACAGGGAAGGAGAATTTCGCTGGATATAGACATGTTGTTAGAGGTACATTTTCATTTCTTGGTTTCTACATACTCCGTGTCTTTCTTGAAAGTTGAATTTTGTGAAAATGGCAGTCATCTTCCCGATGCATATATAGTCTTGCGATAAGAGTCTCCTGGTAACAACCATTTCTGAAAGAAAACTTTAAATGACCTCTCTTTTTCATTCTTTGATTCGATTAAGATCACTATAGTATTATCCGTGGAGTTAAGCTTGAAGAATTCAGCGCCAGTTAACAATTGTTATGTGCTTCGCAATAGCAGGTGTGAATATTGGAGCAGGGGAACTCACGACCTCATTGGAACGGCAATCACAATTGTcttcaaatcataatcataacaaCGCTACCTTGAGCTCGCTCTCATCTCCTCAGTCAGTGACTTGCCTCCATTCATAAGAATGCTTCTCACATGTCTTGATATTCTGTGCTTCTAATTCTAACTCTTCAAATTACTTTGCAGGCAACCATCAGCTATGGAGAACCAGAGTTTCATGCATATGCTAACATCGGCTAAGAATGCACAGGAAGAAGATtatgacgaagaagaagaagaagaatttgttgttaagaAAGAGTCACCTTCACCATCCAGAGGTTTGTCTTGCATAAGTCTGATAATTGCTTCTCTCAGTACACTGAATTTGCCTTCTTTAACAGAAACATAACTAATTGTATAGGCAATTTATCAGTGAAAGTCGATGGAAGAAGCAGTGATCAGAAGCCAAATACTCCACGCTCGAAGCACTCAGCAACAGagcaaagaagaagaagcaagaTCAATGACAGGCATGTTTACAAACATAATTTATAGTtttgagaaaagaaaagaaaagaaagttttTGATGTTGTGACCATTTTTTGGGGGAAGGGGAATGTTGGTATGATCCCAGTATTTATGCATTGACTAGCACACTCTTCATTCTGTTTTTACTAGCCTCTTATTTGAAGCACATCAAGAAGCTCCCTCTGCCTAGATGTCATGTGTTAATTTGACAGTTTTAATTCCTATGCTGAACCCATACTAGGTTTTATATTACCATCGCTCAATTCTGTCAATATGTTATGAAACTTATGCACGGTCGAGATGACAAGGTCAATGAAAATTGAACTAATACCtttgaaacttcttatatcagatttCTGAAGTTGAGAGAGATCATCCCTCATAGTGACCAGAAGAGGGATAAAGCATCATTCTTGCTTGAGGTACTTGATGTCCTATAAGATTAAGTACTCTGTTTACCATAAAACTGTATACCGAATAAGTAAAATTTATTCTGTAGGTTATCGAATATGTTCAATTCCTGCAAGAAAAAGTGCACAAGTATGAGGGATCATATCAAGGCATGGAGAATAAACCTTCAACATTACCATGGGTAAATCCTTGGTCTTTCTCATTGTTTTGCCTACTTTCTTTAGGTCTTTAGTCTTAACTATCCTTGTTTTGAAACGTCATTGGGCTTGGATCTTCACAATAGTTAGGATGAGCGGcttaatatttattttaataCTAGTGTATATTAAGATGGAAGAGCTGGTCAGCAACTGATAAGTAGGAGATACGTTGTTGTAGTTAGCACATGCTAGATGATTGGAGATCTACATGATTGGAGATCTAGATGTATTTGGAATCTTACCTTGCTTGTGTATGTGCAAAACCATCTATCTAGCTTTCGAAGTAAATAACGTATCAATGGGATTTGGCTTTGAAATACGGGGGTTAACTGGTGGAACTCTAATTACATACTGTATATACGGTGATAATGTATACAATCAAAAGAACAGGATACATTTTGTTTCACTGTAGATAGCATCAAATCCATGTAACATGCCTATTTCTTAGTGCATTCATCAACGCAATCAGTGATTCTTCTTATTTCATGAAAGCAGAATAAGTGCCATAGATTGGCTCAAGGTTTCATTGATCATTCTCAAGGCACAAACAGTGCATCTTGCCCTGCACTTATACATGCTGCAAAGTTTGACGAGAACAAAATTGGAATCTCTGCTACAGGGCCTGCCAATGTACAGAAACTGGAGCCAATCAGAACTCCAAATGTGAAAGAAAGCAGTCTGCTGTCTGAATTAACAAACAAGGCAGCAACACATTGTATGCAGCCAAACACGTTTCCATTATGTGGAAATACTAGCATAGCGTCGCTGCAGTCAATACTGGCAGCTGATACTGGCATGTTGGAATTGAAGTCTCAGTCTCAATTTTCACTAAGCAGACCGAATATGACTAATTATGCTGTTACAAATGACAAGCCAAAAGGCCAAGAGGTGTCTATAGAAAGCGGTACAATCACCATCTCCAGTGCCTATTCTCAAAGGTTAGAATTCTCTGGTCTCTGTTGTTTTAGTTCATGCATCATTGATAattttgttcttttcttaattccTTTACTACACATAATTCTGTACTCTAATCAAAACATTTTCATCATCTTCTGAGTATCGTATTGCTTGTGCTTTACCTGGATATACTTACTTTAGTAGAGACTTGAGTTAAGTATATTTTGGTGTTGGCAGGTTGTTAAACACGTTGAAACAAGCATTGCAGAATTCTGGTGTAGATTTGTCACAAGCCGATATGTCAGTGCAAATTGATCTTGGGAAACGAGCAAGTGATAAATTAAATGCTTCAACGTCCAATGTTAAGGTACGTACACTCATTTTAGTTTCAATAATTTTCTATTACTTCTTAATTCTATAATCAAGCCACAGAAGTAACAACCTTAACTTTGACACAATTCCCAGGGTGACAACATTTCCACAAGCAATCAACCAACTCCGCAGTTCATAGATACAAGCACAGGGGAGGAATCTGTCCATGCCTTCAAACGGCTCAAAAAAAGTTAAAAGCAAATTTAACACTATTCTTTTGCAACTGATTCAGTTTAAATTTTTTCCTTCCCTTCTAGTTCTGAAGGGATATTCATGTCTACACCTGGTATAGAATATCTCCCCTAATCGGATCGTAGGCCACTGTAAATGTGATTCTTTTTCTTTTCGGCCCCCTTTTCCTTTTCGGTTGTTTGGCTGCACAGGATTGTTCTGGCTAGAGTTTGATATTTATTACTTGTAGTGAAATATCAAGAAATCATTTATCATTATATGAGGCTTCCATGCTCATGTTGAGAAGCCGCTTTTTAATATAAGGCTTCCATTCATTCCATCTGAAGTGTCTGGGACATCTTTCTAGAGTATCTTTATATAACGTGATGAGGAAACCTTAATGAAAATCATTTGATTCAATTGAATCATTTCTTTTCGTTTTATCTTCATTTTATAGTTATTAACTTGCTCCAGAGAAAGGGGTGTGACAGCAGGGGCGGATCTAGTGTAATGTATGTGGGTTCCCGGGAACCCACATCCAATAGCCCGAATTCTGTATTTATATTGGGAGTCTGTTAATTATATAACAAATTGCTAGTTGGGAACCCATTACTAAAAGAAGTTGTTGGCTCAACGGCAACGAAGGAACCTTGATTCAGCGCTCATGTTCTTGACGTAGGATGAATTCCCCTTGGAGTCTTTTTGTCCGAATTTGCATATTAGTTCATTTTACTAGGAACCCACAAGCTTAAAATCTTGGATCCGCCTCTGTGTGACAGGTTGCTCAGAAGCACAGTATGTAGAATTTTCTTTTGGCCAATCTGCTCAACATATGCTAAAAGTCTTGTTCTCGCAAATCATGAAAAGGTAACAGAGTTGATGTGCCTTGAGGTCTTTGTTATAGGTTACAGGTCTTGGCTTAGGTGAGTTGCTGGGCAAGTAATGTTGTATCATGTTTTATAATTTGGTGTTAATTTAGAGCAACGCATTGTAGTGGGATCTTGGAACAATGGCTAGTGGTTTCGTATGTCAGAAAGCGATGAACAAATTTACACATATGCCGTGTTTACACACAACCAATGAATACGTGAGACGTCTCTTATATTTACGCATTTAACATATCCATGGTTAAAGAATATAGAGATTGACATAAATAGTTGTCCACCAAAATAATAATcagtaaatatatattttttgtatattaatgtataatatacataaaatatacatttGTCATACATGATAATatatttttcttatatatatttgGCTAGTGAATGTAATTATTTTTAGCTGACCGGCCAAATGTTTAAGTTGCCCTAAAGACTGCGCAATTTTCAACTCAATCATTAGAAGAAATTGCAGGGTttatccttcaaatgggctggtctttatatttttcccttcaaattCTAACTTATGCCTAGCGGGGCATAAGTTCTTAAGGCACGAGGGCCATTCACACAAATGTCCTATTTCaagggtgatctttaatttttgcccctcaaattgctggacTTTATTTTTTGCCCTCGGCACTctaagtggccgaaaatatcctTAAGATTCTTAGTTCGAACCCCAGCAGAGTATAAAAAAAGTTCGCAAGACAAGATTTCATAGCAAATTATGCCcattcgggcaaaagttatgccttaaggcatagtttgtaTGTAAGTATGCCTTGTACGGCATAGTTCTGTAGAAACTAAGTTAATAGAAACTATGTCTTGTCTGGCATAGttttgtagaaattaagttatactacaaaactaggcatagtttctataatatgccttgcgaaattattattattattattattattattattattattattattattattatttgcctCTGCTGGGATTCAAACTCGAATCTTGGGTTTCATAGACCAGCAAATAAGGATAATTtggcccacaaattttcattaaatgagaagtagggccaaaaaataaagaccaccgatttgagggccaaaaattaaagaccagtccatatgaaGGATATTTGGCGCAATTTTTTGAAAGCACGGAACATAACTTTtgagatattatgatgcgaaattATAAACTTGTGCGATGTGAAAAAGTTGTTTTCCTtgagggtcaaaaattaaagaccagctcaAAATAGCGacacaaaagtgcaaatgaccccaaTGTTTTTCTATTTGCcagatttctttttctttttctttttttttggcacGGATTACCCCTTCAtttggggcggtctttaatttttgccttttaaATTTTCCtattcgcctaataccccgaggttgtgagttcgaatcccagctcagtaaaaaaaaatcacaaggtagaATTTTACAAATTTATCCTTGagccttaaggtagaatttgcagcgaaattctgcctgaaggataaaagttaaagaccaccattttgagggacaaattaaagatcaccccagcgaaggacaatcctgcaaattgcccgccAGATTTTATTTGCTCTTCTCGGCCCAATTTTATCTTAGTCCAAGCTATAAACCCAACTTGTATTGCTGCTTAGCCAATTATCTTCTTCCATGAGCTTTGACCAAAAGAAATAGTACTAATAAATGattaaaaaaattggaaaaactTAAACAGTAAAAAAAGAGGGCGGGTTacattactttactttactactattTAAGAAGAGTGAGTTGTTACTCTTCTTTCTCGTCATCCGTCCGTCCCAATTGGGCAATTTGCAGAATTgccttttttttggggtggtaatTAAATTTTACTCCTCATATTTATGATCTTTAAATTTTATCTTTCGGTTAAAACTTATAGGTTTCGGGTTTAAAAtttcgctcagtcaaaaattttaaaaaaatttgcaaagtagagtttaaatttcgctatgccccctccaGCAGACTTTTaatcatgtttaactaaaagtctgccggagggagcagactttgccttgaagcatatatacgtatttttttttaacttttcaaggtaaacttttagtaatgccttaactaaaagtgtgatccataaaacataactaatagtatgccccataaggcgtaagttttccttaaggcataattaaaagtttgtcttataagacaaagtttaaattttgctatgccccctccagcagacttttagttgtgtttaactagaagtctgccggagggggcagacttttagttgtgtttaactataAGTCTGCCgaagggggcagacttttagttgtgtttaactaaaagtctaccccctccggcagactttgccttgaagcatatatatatatatatatatatatatatatattttattttattttacttttcaaggtaaacttttagttatgctttaactaaaaagtgtgccacaaaaacataactaaaagtatgaccataaggtggaacttttccttaaggcataacttaaactttgccttataaggcaaagtctatgccttaagaaaagttaTTGCCTTAtagggcataattttgttatgccttaactaaaattctgccccataaggcataactaaattgtgtcttaggaaaaattctgacttatggggcagacttttagttatgctggatccggcataactttaacttttccttaaagattatatgctggatccggcatacactcccccagtcctgcctggcgaaatttttattttattttatgcctgagcgggggttcgaacccagaacttcatgtatccgtccacctttccaagcaaagaGCAAAACTTaaaaaccacaaatatgaggggcaaaatttaaagaccacaaatttgaagggcaaaatttaaagaccaccccaaaagaagggcaatccgcgcaaaaaaatggtcccaatttaattttaaaaaattgtgggcccatttaacaacaactaatattaaaaaaaattgtgggctccataattttaatatatatatatatatatatatatatatatatccgttccaattaaaaaaattgtgggccccatatatattaaacaacaactaatattaaaaaaatagtgcaaattaataatgtcaaaaaaaaagtgccccccatattaaaaaatcaaaaaatattcatgtaatttccaaagtatctcattaagtcaataatgatggattcattgccacgtgcgtattcgtagcaaacactaatataataaagttttaaataaggagcacaaactataatgttatattaatcgtgtttttaaCATAGTATCCcgtattgacaaaatcaagcaatatatatatatatatatataaaagtgaatcccatattaaaaaaacaaacaatgctaaaaaaaaaaaattgtgggccccataattctaatatatatatatatgcataaaaatagtgtaaattaataatgtcaaaaaaaaactacaccccgtattaaaaaattaaaaaatattcatgtaatttccaaagtatctcattaagtcaataatgatggattcattgccacgtgcgtattcatagcaaacattaatataataaaattttagatacagaACAcgaactacaatgttatattaatcgtgttttgaacatagtatatgtatatatattatatacataaaaatagtacaaactaataatgtccaaaaaaaaaagtgcaccccataaagggtggatctcatactaaacaacatcaaccaatattaaaaaaaaaaaaaaaaaaaaaaaaagggaacacaccatctccaaactcaatgtaaaaaaaaaagtggaccccatattaacaaaataaagcaatataaaaaaaaataatgtaaaaaaaaaaagtgcagacttcgtattcgtagtaaacactaatatactaaagttttagatacggagtacaaaccacaatgttatattaatcgtgttttgaacatagtgtgtgtgtgtatatatatatatatatatatatttgtgggccccatatatattaaacaacaactaatattaaaaaaatagtgcaaattaataatgtccaaaaaaaaagtgcctcccatattaaaaaatcaaataatattcatgtaattttcaaattaTCTCATTAattcaataatgatggattcattgtcacgtgcatattcatagcaaacaccaatataataaaattttaaatacggagcacaaactacaatgttatattaatcgtgttttgaacatcgtatcccatattgacaaaatcaagcaaaagtgaatcccatattaaaaaaataaacaatgcccaaaaaaaaaagtgcaaaaataaataaattgtgggccccataattctaatatatatatatatatatatatgtataaaaatagtgtaaattaataatgtcaaaaaaaaaggtgcaccccgtattaaaaatcaaacaatattcatgtaatttccaaagtatctcattaagtccataatgatggatttattgccacgtgcgtattcatagcaaacactaatataataaaattttagatacggagcacaaactacaatgttatattaatcgtgttttgaacatagtatatgtatatatattatatgcataaaaatagtacaaactaataatgtctaaaaaaaaaaaaaaaagtgcaccccataaagggtggacctcatactaaacaacactaaaaaaaaaaaaaaaaaaaaagttgaacccaccatctccaaactcactgtaaaaaaagtggaccccatattaacaaaatcaagcaatattacaaaaaaaaaaaagtgaaccccatattaaaaaaaaaaaaataatgtaaaaaaaaagtgcaaactttgtcttcgtagtaaacactaatatactaaatttttagatacggagtacaaactacaatgttatattaatcgtgttttgaacatagtgtgtatatatgcataaaaatagtgcaaattaataatgtccaaaaacaaaagtgcactccatattaaaaattcaaacaatattcatgtaattttcaaagtatctcattaagtcaataatgatggattcattaccatgtgcgtatcaatccattagtgggagcaaatgaaattgtttttcttcataaagttaagtagtcaaaccatacaattttctttctttttttatattagcctaaaatctaatctagatattaaagtgttgtatttgctattccgccatgtcatttatttgttatgttcactaaaataaatatacttaaaatatttacatTTTAAAACAAGATAgagtttaattacttttttatttttattcttactctaataaatgtgaaaagagattaacgtcgtaaaaaaaatatatcaaatggatatcaaataatgaataaggtaaattagtcaaattataattctaatcgacgttttttaaaaaaccatgcaaaagacaacatgacaagtaaaatgagctaaaccgagaatatttaccaaaaattaaaaaatagtaattCTTCGTTTaattagaaaatcaatttctactttgtttcgttttaaacatgtaaaattaatttaataattttaattagaattatccaaatcaaaatttgataaaaaataataagtattttacacctttaaattaatcgaattaaaattgaaagtatcaactgatgcttaaatattgctattattttatctcaaagagaggaaaatagtttccttttaaacaagtcttctgttttaaaaaaatattaataaatttgccgattttgtattcgtagcaaacattaatataataaaattttagatacggaacacaaactacaatgttatattaatcgtattttaaacataatatatatatatataatcactattcaaaaacaattacatacacatagatacactataatctaaagtgtggGGTCCGTGCGCAACACGAGCATAGGCCGTCTAATTAGTTTATAATTACCCAAGTTCATTCTTACAGGCAAAGCAAAACAATTCTCAGCAATCTCTATCATATACTATGTACATGCAGTCAAACAATTAGTTCAATATTCAAAATGTAACCACTAATTAATACgaatacatcatatcatgtcggaTGATGAATCGTTATCAACTATGCCTTTTTGTTCACAGGTATGTTTCCGGATTCACACATCATTAGTCTTATGCTCTTTTGATGTGAATATATTAGCGAAGTAAAAGATCGCTGGTATAACTTATTACTCCCTTCCGTTCAAAAAATGtgttcacttagccatttgcacattTCTAAATGTACActtcttaagaaaatattaactcatAGATAAAAACAGATAATTTAACTAAACTACCTCTAATTAATTAGATACTGAGATTTGGTCGCTTAACACTTAATACGGGCAAATTTGAAAAGAtaagattacaacaacaacaacaacaacagcccagtgaaatcccacatcttggggtctggggagggtataatgtacgcagaccttactcctaccaaggtaggatggctgtttccgagagaccctcggctcaataagattaatttttttttaaaaatttgataAGTAAACActcttttttaataaaaaaataaagattaAGTGGACATATTTTTAAAAGGGTGGGAGTAGTATATAAATACTAGTCTTCTTTGGCAAGTTAAACGATGGTTTAAGTCTTATCAAACATTATTACTCCACTTGGTACCTAATTTAAAACAAGGAATGTATTGGGAATTGGTGAGTAAAATTTACTTAGACCCTACCAGCGGCTTTAATTAACCAAGTAGCATTCTTAACTTTTTAAAATTATTCTCTTCTTAATTAAAAAACTACTTGTCATTTCATGAAAAGAGCAAGGTGATAGAAAATTTATGGGTGAAAATTGACTTAattttcaaaatcaaactcttccCTAAATAATAGATATTCTTTCCCCTTTATCTTATGCAATGTCTATTTTACCCATGACATTATCAATCTTCCATCCATGTATTACCTTTCTATATTATGATTGGTATTTTAATATTACACGCATTaagtgtatattatgtatgtacatgcatgtgtgtatatatatacacacacacatattacctgttatttttacatatatatgtatatgtatatttaagtttcacttctctcttGTTCTCTATTGTCAATATATAAACATGGTTTGGTTGTCATTAGtggaatattttaaattataatttaaaattcatttaaatatataaatagataatctttTAGGAGTTTGTTATAGAATAAAcctctatttttattaattattttgtattacctgcattgaaatatatttataaagttattattatCTATTATTTTTACTTGTATAATAGATATCAgaattttgattattattaataaaaaaactATTCTTCTCATTTATTCATTATAAAACGACATGAAGTTATATACTCAACTAGtatttcttacttttctttttctgtctcgacaataatatttatttttttatagaaaattttgtacatagattaaagagataaaaaaaaatcatgattttaaagaagtaaaacaAAAAAAGACAAGTTGATAATGTAATGATAAAATAGAAATTTGAAAAAGTCAATTAAAATAAAGGGGGGAGAGTGACAATTTTTCAAAGTAATTTATAGATCAATTGGTCTTACTTGTTACTTGTTAGTGTATACTTCAAGCGTGAATAAAGATTATAAATTCGATTTCTCTAATTTGAATCTTTCTATTGATCACTTTATAGCACGAAGAGAAGAAGCTTAGCGTATTTTGATGGGAAAAGGATATTGTGTGTCCACTCAGCCAAATTAATCTCATATTTAATTATTGTTTGGGCTTAATTCCACTAGATGTCcgttcggcccaaaataatgccaaaaaatggccggtcagcccaaaataatgccaaggctgATCGTCTCAACAGTCCAGGCGcttaaaaaaaagactttttgtggagactaagtcgccactaaagggctgctacagcatatatacatatgttggaattatatatacactttatagacaagaattatacattttatatacatatgttggaattaatcatacatttattatacataaattatacgttaattatacctTTATACGCATATtatgcaataatgatatgattttttttttttacatatacgatagcgatacatattatataccacaatgatacagtttctataatacatttttatacgtatgatacactttttatacaagactgatacaatttatatacacatgttggaattatatatacactttttatacaagaatgataccgtttatatacatatacaacaggggtacatattatatacacatatgatacagtttctatacatatgatatattttatatacatatacagcaGGGACACATATTATATACACATAGGATACAATTTCTATACATCAAAACTTTTTCAGTCCTGCAATGGCGTCTTCATATGAATCCTCTACCATTTTCGTAACCTGCAACTCACAAATAAAATTGGAGAAGAAGGTGGAAGAGGAAAGAGGAGGAGAAGATGGAGAAGAAggtggaagaggaagaggaagaagaaaaatgTAGAAgacagaaaaagaaaggaaagtggAATTAGTTTAGTGGTTATAATTTGGGTTTAAGAAAATTGTAGCCATCGGGTGGGATAATTTTTGGCCGAGCGGCCATTTATGTCCTTTCCCCTATTTTGATCGGTATAATATACTTCGGTAAGCATGATAGTTATTTTGCCTATTTACTTGTTTGCTTATTCTAAATAAAATAATATAGCACTAAATTTAAAGCTACTAGTAAAATCTAAATTCACAGGTAGACTCATATTCAGATAGATAAAGAGTAGAATACAGTTGAAACTATGAAGAGAATTGAATTCTCCTCAACAGTCACCAACTAAGATTCCTACCTCGAGGAGTGCTTTTTTCTTGGATCCTTCAATAATTGATAAGAACAATGCTTTAAATAATTACCATCTGTTAATATTTCACAGTCCAGTAGTTTCTTGGAATTGCCTGTCTTGGACTTCTAACGTACGAGAACTCCAAGTAAGATCCCAATAATTCGTAAAATTAAA
Encoded here:
- the LOC132600209 gene encoding transcription factor BIM1-like isoform X3, encoding MELPQSRPFATEGGKRTHDFLSLYSSPIEQDPRPSQGGYLKTHDFLQPLEQARKTVGKEENKVEVAIEKPPSAEHILPGGIGTYSISYLQQRVPKPEADTFAVTQASSTDRDDRNSNCSSYSGSGFTLWNESAIKKGKTGKENFAGYRHVVRAGVNIGAGELTTSLERQSQLSSNHNHNNATLSSLSSPQQPSAMENQSFMHMLTSAKNAQEEDYDEEEEEEFVVKKESPSPSRVKVDGRSSDQKPNTPRSKHSATEQRRRSKINDRFLKLREIIPHSDQKRDKASFLLEVIEYVQFLQEKVHKYEGSYQGMENKPSTLPWNKCHRLAQGFIDHSQGTNSASCPALIHAAKFDENKIGISATGPANVQKLEPIRTPNVKESSLLSELTNKAATHCMQPNTFPLCGNTSIASLQSILAADTGMLELKSQSQFSLSRPNMTNYAVTNDKPKGQEVSIESGTITISSAYSQRLLNTLKQALQNSGVDLSQADMSVQIDLGKRASDKLNASTSNVKGDNISTSNQPTPQFIDTSTGEESVHAFKRLKKS